A genomic window from Lycium barbarum isolate Lr01 chromosome 4, ASM1917538v2, whole genome shotgun sequence includes:
- the LOC132636343 gene encoding protein translation factor SUI1 homolog: MVDSNVEIPTRFDPFAEAEEFSTHRAKEYVHIRIQQRNRKKSLTTIPGLRKEYLSYEKILKNLKKELCCNGNVVQDKELGKVIQLQGDQRKNVSQFLVNAGIVKKDQIKIHGF, from the coding sequence ATGGTCGATTCAAACGTGGAGATCCCAACAAGATTCGATCCATTTGCTGAAGCCGAGGAATTTAGCACCCACAGAGCCAAGGAGTATGTGCATATTCGCATACAACAAAGGAATAGAAAGAAAAGCTTGACAACAATTCCGGGTTTAAGGAAAGAGTACTTGAGTTACGAAAAGATCCTTAAAAATCTCAAGAAAGAATTGTGCTGCAATGGCAATGTTGTGCAGGACAAGGAGCTTGGCAAGGTGATACAGCTCCAGGGAGATCAAAGGAAGAATGTTTCTCAGTTTCTAGTGAATGCTGGGATTGTGAAGAAGGATCAGATCAAGATTCATGGTTTTTAG
- the LOC132636345 gene encoding calcium-dependent protein kinase 2-like — MGICLSKTKPSESKSNGQHRSGGSRGGGTHQTQIQYTKSPRPEAQLPIRGPHQASPKPVFKQESILGKPFEDVKAHYTLGKELGRGQFGVTFLCTEISTGHHYACKSISKKKLVTKADKADMRREVQIMQHLSGQPNIVEFKGTYEDKGSVYLVMELCGGGELFDRIIAKGHYSERAAASMCRAIVNVVHVCHFMGVMHRDLKPENFLLTDKSENAALKATDFGLSKFIEEGKVYKDIVGSAYYVAPEVLRKSYGKEIDVWSAGIMLYILLSGVPPFWAETERGIFDAILKEDIDFESEPWPSITSSAKDLVRKMLNKDPKKRISAAQVLEHPWLKVGGVAPDKPLDNAVLSRMKQFRAMNKLKRLALKVIAENLSADEIQGLKAMFHNIDTDNSGTITYEELKSGLARLGSKLTEAEVKQLMEAADVDGNGSIDYIEFITATMHKHRLERDENLHKAFQYFDKDGSGFITRDELETAMEEHGIGDPSSIREIISEVDADNDGRINYEEFCTMMRSGAKQPGKHF; from the exons ATGGGTATCTGTTTGAGCAAAACTAAACCATCAGAGTCCAAGTCCAATGGGCAACATAGATCAGGTGGTAGTAGGGGTGGTGGGACCCACCAAACACAAATTCAGTATACAAAATCTCCACGTCCAGAAGCTCAATTACCTATAAGGGGACCCCACCAAGCAAGTCCTAAACCAGTATTCAAACAAGAATCTATTTTGGGTAAGCCATTTGAGGATGTTAAAGCACACTATACACTAGGTAAAGAATTGGGTAGAGGTCAATTTGGTGTTACATTTCTTTGTACTGAAATATCAACTGGTCATCACTATGCTTGTAAGTCAATATCAAAGAAAAAACTTGTTACAAAAGCTGATAAAGCTGATATGAGAAGAGAGGTTCAGATTATGCAACACTTAAGTGGACAACCAAATATTGTTGAATTTAAAGGTACTTATGAGGATAAAGGTTCTGTTTATCTTGTGATGGAACTGTGTGGTGGTGGAGAGTTATTTGATAGGATTATTGCTAAAGGGCATTATAgtgaaagagctgctgcatcaaTGTGTAGAGCTATTGTTAATGTTGTTCATGTTTGCCATTTTATGGGTGTTATGCACCGTGACCTTAAGCCTGAGAACTTTCTGTTGACTGATAAGAGTGAAAATGCTGCTTTGAAGGCAACTGATTTTGGACTCTCCAAGTTCATTGAAGAAG GTAAGGTGTACAAGGATATTGTTGGGAGTGCTTACTATGTTGCCCCTGAAGTCTTACGGAAGAGTTATGGCAAGGAAATAGATGTTTGGAGTGCAGGTATTATGTTGTATATACTACTCAGCGGTGTGCCTCCCTTTTGGGCAG AAAcggagaggggtatatttgatgcCATATTAAAAGAAGACATTGACTTTGAAAGTGAACCTTGGCCCTCTATAACAAGTAGTGCCAAGGACCTTGTCCGGAAGATGCTCAATAAAGACCCAAAGAAACGCATTTCTGCTGCTCAAGTTCTTG AGCATCCTTGGCTCAAGGTAGGTGGAGTAGCACCAGATAAACCATTAGATAACGCTGTCCTCTCAAGAATGAAGCAATTCAGAGCTATGAACAAACTCAAGAGACTTGCTTTAAAG GTCATTGCTGAGAATCTCTCAGCAGACGAAATCCAAGGGCTCAAAGCAATGTTCCATAATATTGACACTGATAATAGCGGCACGATTACGTATGAAGAATTGAAGAGCGGATTGGCTCGACTTGGATCAAAGCTCACAGAGGCTGAAGTTAAGCAATTGATGGAAGCT GCTGATGTGGATGGAAATGGCTCTATCGACTATATTGAGTTCATCACTGCCACCATGCATAAACACAGACTAGAAAGAGACGAAAATCTACACAAAGCATTTCAGTATTTTGATAAAGATGGCAGTGG GTTCATTACAAGAGATGAACTCGAAACAGCTATGGAAGAGCATGGAATAGGCGATCCATCCAGTATAAGGGAAATAATATCTGAAGTAGACGCTGATAAT GACGGAAGAATCAACTATGAGGAATTTTGTACAATGATGAGAAGTGGTGCTAAACAGCCAGGCAAGCACTTCTAA